In Drosophila yakuba strain Tai18E2 chromosome 2R, Prin_Dyak_Tai18E2_2.1, whole genome shotgun sequence, a single genomic region encodes these proteins:
- the LOC120321110 gene encoding cuticle protein 16.5 → MKFLVCLALFIAAAQAHVVAPAVATYSAAPALTYAAAAPVTTYSAAIPRAYSAYAAPSVYAAPSVYTAPSVYAAPSVYSSSYVAAPSVYSAYAAPAVVSTLLKK, encoded by the exons ATGAAA TTCCTCGTCTGCTTGGCTCTTTTCATCGCCGCCGCCCAGGCTCATGTGGTGGCGCCCGCTGTGGCCACCTACTCCGCTGCTCCCGCTCTGACTTACGCCGCCGCCGCTCCAGTGACCACCTACTCGGCCGCCATTCCCCGCGCCTACTCCGCCTACGCCGCCCCCTCCGTGTATGCCGCCCCCTCGGTCTACACCGCTCCCTCCGTCTACGCCGCCCCCTCCGTCTACTCCTCCTCCTATGTGGCCGCGCCCTCCGTGTACTCCGCCTACGCCGCCCCCGCCGTCGTCTCCACTTTGCTCAAGAAGTAA
- the LOC26535600 gene encoding uncharacterized protein LOC26535600 gives MAMAGSENFTEPGVSQEEQAHNNLMMVVATLTWLMLSCLTLLIYCCNYWQILRPHSRRFQEASEPQQSTLLSVAD, from the exons ATGGCAATGGCCGGCAGTGAGAACTTTACAGAGCCAGGAG TGTCCCAGGAAGAACAAGCTCATAACAAtctgatgatggtggtggccACCTTGACTTGGCTGATGCTCAGCTGCTTAA CGCTGCTCATTTACTGCTGCAATTACTGGCAAATCTTGAGGCCCCATTCGAGAAGATTCCAAGAGGCATCCGAGCCGCAGCAAAGCACCCTGCTATCAGTGGCTGATTAG
- the LOC6531784 gene encoding uncharacterized protein LOC6531784 — protein sequence MDTFSAAVFPRQPVAFLLVLTTALFLVQGEQHPATADEGPLSEILTAVGSEVALPCDLVPGTGIVDKVQLVIWYRQGNVKPIYTFDARGRPLNQGIPWADESVFNKKAHFHHDTDPPALRIKNIQTADAGLYKCRVDFHKSPTRNWRINVTVLVPPTQLTILDHRGAEIRDQTAGPYLEGDSIDLTCLSSGGVPPPRVSWWREHALIDDSFQVLPDGSVRNVLRLKNIQRKDLLTMYTCQASNGHVVPALTKKVILDMNLPPLSLLLQGLNHAVIAGTRSHVTCTAIGARPPPEIIWSKAGQIVRGATSSTSSDGNTTISELMLIPVPEDNERQVVCSISLNAGITSQQLHEGHTTVMTTLGNGHTGLYLKDSRVLNVTHAPIVNLNLGAPLDPDNLLKGTDVYLECDVKANPAITRVEWYHSDKQLHSSRGIIISNQTLVLQGISKSSHGQYFCRATNLQGSVSSNEVYLDVKYPPVCKSESTIIRAALKQTINITCEVDANPVDNLNYKWHFNNSLENLIELPQLGQLGAPVMLASGSDLNGYYQRSKRKHSHGMQQRLLHGRHGRMAAVRFEDEDEDGGYGEFEEYGEELGQPFTQMVYSNMVHKNHVESSKQQQRKQLSPQQQQQQLQHQQMPSGSSSGDSHSPSGGVLQLAERKRLVALHKQHHRGGVATPPTTTAAPPLNNVYSYHVESYESFGAISCVASSPMGHSAPCWYHIQPADLPEPVKNCTAFNATANSLQIQCIPGYDGGIPQHFHAQIYDELTKQILYNASYKYSEFTVKRLPSDSAFVIRITAVNAQGASKAACRLRGRTLSAPLLRTASSTAVLVQLTPLLGALVGVVATLILVAICVVIVIKFRSKRGGRRHGTGTDATTTEADKGSAEPLSRNMGSHSSLEDKNPDVVPQEANSEDEFHQEEKAFDRLNMESQRILYTPPTRINTASPPPPSLSPTFGKQYGELSLTTNPAFSLYNTPQRAPAVQRPVYTAPPPLLSTRTPPNIYTRIPGRGSGGGGATVTAAGVGGGYHLPAYETRTSPTSPYGSTTTCTMPLLAGQSNGSLQSGGVGGLGGLVGGGGCNTLPHPGSLHVGGISAALTSSVTSGNITIGAAQSLLTSPRSQTATYSTTLGGGVQSPLLMGGVGGGGGGNYETVSS from the exons CTTTGATGCTCGAGGTCGTCCGTTGAATCAGGGCATTCCTTGGGCGGATGAAAGCGTGTTCAACAAGAAGGCCCACTTCCACCACGACACAGATCCTCCTGCCCTGCGGATCAAGAACATCCAAACCGCCGATGCCGGACTCTACAAGTGCCGCGTGGACTTTCACAAGTCACCCACTCGCAACTGGCGCATTAATGTCACAGTGCTAG TGCCGCCCACTCAACTGACCATCCTGGACCACCGTGGTGCCGAGATTAGGGACCAGACGGCAGGACCCTACCTGGAGGGCGACAGCATCGACCTCACCTGCCTGTCCAGCGGCGGCGTTCCTCCGCCGCGGGTCTCCTGGTGGCGGGAGCACGCCCTGATCGACGACTCCTTTCAGGTGCTGCCCGACGGCTCCGTGCGCAATGTCCTGCGCCTCAAGAACATCCAACGGAAGGATCTCCTAACG ATGTACACCTGCCAGGCGAGCAATGGCCATGTGGTTCCAGCGCTGACCAAGAAGGTTATCCTCGACATGAATC TTCCCCCCTTAAGTTTGCTTCTGCAAGGTCTAAACCACGCCGTGATTGCTGGCACCCGATCCCACGTTACCTGCACGGCGATTGGAGCTCGTCCTCCGCCGGAAATAATCTGGTCAAAGGCGGGCCAGATTGTGCGTGGAGCCACCTCCTCG ACGTCCTCCGATGGGAACACAACCATATCGGAACTGATGCTGATTCCCGTTCCCGAGGATAATGAACGCCAGGTGGTCTGCTCCATTTCGCTGAATGCGGGGATTACCTCCCAGCAGCTGCATGAGGGCCACACCACGGTGATGACCACACTGGGCAATGGACACACTGGACTCTATCTGAAGGATTCCCGGGTGCTCAATGTGACAC ATGCACCCATTGTCAACCTGAATCTGGGCGCCCCGCTCGATCCGGATAATCTGCTCAAGGGCACCGATGTCTACTTGGAGTGCGATGTGAAGGCGAATCCCGCGATTACACGTGTGGAGTGGTACCACAGT GACAAGCAACTGCACTCCTCGCGCGGCATCATCATTTCCAACCAGACCCTCGTCCTCCAGGGCATCTCCAAGTCCTCGCACGGCCAGTACTTTTGCAGGGCCACCAATTTGCAGGGCAGCGTGTCCAGCAACGAGGTCTACTTGGATGTGAAAT ATCCCCCCGTTTGCAAGTCGGAGTCGACGATTATACGTGCTGCGCTCAAGCAGACAATCAACATCACCTGCGAGGTGGACGCGAATCCAGTCGATAATCTAAATTACAAGTGGCACTTCAACAACTCGCTGGAGAACCTCATCGAGCTGCCCCAACTGGGCCAACTGGGTGCTCCGGTGATGCTGGCCTCCGGATCGGACCTGAACGGATATTATCAGCGTAGCAAGCGGAAGCACTCGCACGGAATGCAGCAACGCCTACTCCACGGCAGACATGGACGCATGGCGGCGGTGCGGTtcgaggatgaggacgaggacggCGGCTATGGCGAGTTCGAGGAGTATGGCGAGGAGCTCGGCCAGCCCTTCACCCAGATGGTCTACTCCAACATGGTGCACAAGAACCACGTGGAgagcagcaagcagcagcagcggaagCAGCTGTCCccccagcaacagcagcagcagctgcagcatcagcagaTGCCATCCGGCAGCTCGTCCGGAGACAGCCATTCCCCCTCCGGCGGCGTCCTTCAGCTGGCGGAGCGCAAGCGACTGGTGGCCCTGCACAAGCAGCACCATCGTGGCGGcgtggccacgcccccgaCCACCACCGCTGCGCCCCCGCTGAACAACGTGTACAGCTACCACGTGGAGAGCTACGAGAGCTTCGGCGCCATTTCCTGCGTGGCCAGCAGTCCGATGGGCCACAGTGCGCCCTGTTGGTATCACATCCAGCCGGCAG ATCTTCCCGAGCCCGTGAAGAACTGCACGGCCTTTAATGCCACAGCCAACTCACTGCAGATCCAGTGCATTCCCGGCTACGATGGGGGCATTCCACAGCACTTTCACGCCCAGATTTACGACGAACTGACCAAGCAGATCCTGTACAATGCCTCGTACAAGTACTCGGAGTTCACGGTGAAGCGTCTGCCCAGCGACTCCGCGTTCGTCATCCGGATAACGGCGGTGAATGCCCAGGGAGCCAGCAAGGCTGCATGTCGTCTGCGAGGACGCACACTCTCGGCTCCACTGCTGCGGACAG CCTCATCGACGGCGGTGCTGGTGCAACTGACACCCCTGCTGGGCGCCCTGGTCGGCGTGGTGGCCACACTCATTCTGGTGGCCATTTGCGTGGTGATCGTCATCAAATTCCGGAGCAAGCGGGGCGGCAGGCGGCATGGCACGGGCACGGATGCCACCACCACGGAGGCGGACAAGGGCAGTGCGGAGCCGCTGTCCCGCAACATGGGCAGCCACTCCAGCCTGGAGGACAAAAATCCGGACGTGGTGCCCCAGGAGGCCAACAGCGAGGACGAATTCCATCAGGAGGAGAAGGCCTTCGACCGATTGAATATGGAATCTCAGCGGATTTTGTACACCCCGCCGACGCGGATTAACACCGCCTCCCCGCCCCCGCCCTCGCTGTCGCCCACCTTTGGCAAGCAG TACGGTGAACTCTCGCTAACCACGAATCCTGCCTTCAGCCTGTACAACACGCCCCAGCGCGCTCCTGCCGTTCAGCGACCCGTTTACACCGCCCCGCCGCCCCTGCTGTCCACGAGGACGCCCCCGAACATCTACACCCGCATCCCGGGCCGCGGGAGCGGTGGGGGCGGAGCAACGGTCACGGCGGCCGGAGTCGGCGGCGGCTATCACCTGCCGGCGTACGAGACCCGCACCTCGCCCACCTCCCCGTACGGATCCACCACCACCTGCACGATGCCCCTGCTGGCCGGCCAGTCCAATGGTTCGTTGCAGAGCGGCGGAGTGGGCGGACTGGGTGGCCTGGTGGGCGGTGGGGGGTGCAACACGCTGCCCCACCCCGGCAGCCTGCATGTGGGCGGCATTTCGGCGGCGCTGACCAGCTCGGTGACCAGCGGCAACATCACCATCGGAGCAGCACAGTCGCTGCTAACGTCGCCGCGCTCCCAGACGGCCACCTACAGCACCACCCTGGGCGGGGGGGTGCAGTCGCCACTGCTGATGGGCGGCgtcggtggcggcggcggggGGAACTACGAGACGGTGAGCTCCTGA
- the LOC6531783 gene encoding RNA polymerase-associated protein CTR9 homolog, with product MEKLLSTYIQEALDFYSIGKWADFKGTLEKGIAKCTTPYSSYDNDLAKAYALLAAHHTNHAFKRIKCRTAYQAMAINNFDQLDSLGQREDPHLQVTKGYLWMLSSSRAQDADALFIRVLRKQRRNILALIGRACLAYNRQDYIGALGYFKSVLMIQPQGPVDVRVGIGHCFRMMGELEKARMSFQMALEYNAQCQNAMLGLALIKLNQREEQTYQEGKLLLAAAFDLNKHNPDVLSILASLYYLDGNHKMVWCLAGNALRSTDSKQMESLNYFQIAKSYHATGQFESAKKFYVLSVKVAPEGYVLPYVGMAQMYLNEGELHRAKACLEAFLKYEPDEPVVMGLLAKIYLEERSPGQIEKAIEMLVKVVASYSRDFNSWLSLAFAYEQKRLWPQTVNAYQKAISICSVQGHHIPIEWLNNLANSQLMAKMPAQALETLDDALSKCRTSNGDHKTTNLLTLHYNRGLVLEELHRFDLAEENYKGIIKGYPTYYDCYLRLGVMAMQKNELAHAIEYFKDVLNEDNSSLTARTYMGDCFNRLSLDKYATFNYNMILASQSKFKDTYVTMAMGNFCLKKLQTWMAGGNFRAARKQQEKALHFFGTVLDCNPRNLWAANGIGAVLSSCKNLSAGAAIFMQIIESGNKCLPAILNSAHIALERGQYRLAIQTYERCLKDFLPKNCVDVMHYLAKALYDEGSTRQAKMWLLKVRHLAPQDPFVIFNLALTIKKEADQALALPRPQLDELKSIVEELKVAYNYFYHLNLNHPKISVHASAKCANECQKLMVDLVVKQDQVRESLASAEDRIRLQNQRYQAHLEHLRQQARQREEEDRVLRENQNAQRMEVLERARKIFSAPLLSEVPKKSTGNGRGRKNQQKEGQEANKASKDGTPKKKSCKRAAAKEQEQDTLKKPKSREFIDTDDDSSDDGCTERRLNNIIINHNSA from the exons atggaaaagctGTTGAGTACTTACATTCAGGAAGCG CTGGACTTCTACTCCATTGGTAAGTGGGCCGATTTTAAAGGGACCCTGGAGAAGGGCATTGCCAAATGCACGACTCCGTATAGCTCCTACGACAACGACCTGGCCAAGGCCTATGCCCTGCTGGCTGCCCACCATACCAACCATGCCTTCAAGAGAATCAAGTGCCGAACGGCCTATCAGGCCATGGCCATAAACAACTTCGATCAGCTGGACAGCCTTGGTCAACGGGAGGATCCGCACCTTCAGGTGACCAAAGGCTACCTCTGGATGCTCTCATCCAGCAGAGCCCAGGATGCCGATGCCCTGTTCATCCGGGTGCTCCGGAAGCAGCGCAGAAACATTCTGGCTCTCATAGGACGAGCGTGCCTGGCCTATAACCGCCAGGATTATATTGGAGCTCTGGGCTACTTCAAGAGTGTCCTGATGATCCAGCCCCAAGGACCAGTGGACGTGCGGGTGGGCATTGGGCACTGTTTCCGTATGATGGGTGAATTGGAGAAAGCTCGTATGTCGTTTCAAATGGCTTTGGAGTACAATGCTCAATGTCAAAACGCAATGCTTGGCCTGGCCCTTATAAAGCTGAACCAACGCGAGGAGCAGACCTATCAGGAGGGCAAACTACTGCTGGCTGCAGCCTTTGACCTAAACAAGCACAATCCAGATGTGCTCAGTATTCTCGCCAGCCTGTACTATTTGGATGGGAACCATAAGATGGTGTGGTGCCTGGCGGGAAATGCCCTTCGGTCCACCGACAGCAAGCAGATGGAGTCGCTGAACTACTTCCAGATAGCCAAGAGTTACCATGCAACAGGGCAATTCGAATCGGCCAAAAAGTTCTATGTGCTTTCAGTAAAAGTCGCGCCTGAAGGATATGTCCTGCCCTATGTGGGTATGGCCCAAATGTATCTGAATGAGGGCGAACTCCATAGGGCCAAGGCTTGTTTGGAGGCGTTCCTCAAGTACGAACCCGACGAGCCCGTGGTAATGggacttttggccaaaatataTCTTGAGGAAAGATCCCCAGGACAAATCGAAAAGGCCATTGAGATGCTAGTCAAGGTGGTGGCGTCTTATAGCCGGGATTTCAACAGCTGGTTGAGCCTGGCATTTGCATATGAGCAAAAGCGGCTTTGGCCCCAGACCGTCAATGCCTACCAGAAGGCAATATCCATTTGCTCGGTTCAGGGACATCACATACCGATTGAGTGGCTCAACAACCTGGCCAACAGCCAACTGATGGCCAAAATGCCAGCGCAGGCACTCGAAACCCTCGACGATGCCCTTTCCAAGTGCAGAACATCGAATGGCGATCACAAGACAACTAATCTGCTCACATTGCACTACAATCGCGGTCTAGTTCTGGAGGAGCTGCATAGATTCGACCTGGCCGAGGAGAACTACAAGGGCATTATCAAGGGCTATCCCACCTACTACGACTGCTATTTGAGATTGGGAGTGATGGCTATGCAGAAGAATGAGCTCGCCCACGCCATTGAGTATTTCAAGGATGTCCTGAATGAGGACAACTCCAGTCTGACAGCCAG AACCTATATGGGCGACTGCTTCAACAGGCTAAGCCTCGACAAGTACGCTACCTTCAACTACAACATGATCCTTGCCAGCCAATCGAAGTTTAAGGACACCTATGTCACCATGGCGATGGGCAATTTCTGTCTCAAAAAGCTGCAGACCTGGATGGCTGGAGGAAATTTCAGAGCGGCCCGCAAACAGCAAGAGAAGGCCCTTCACTTCTTTGGAACG GTCCTCGATTGCAATCCAAGGAACCTGTGGGCAGCCAATGGCATCGGGGCTGTCCTGAGCAGTTGCAAAAACCTATCAGCTGGTGCTGCCATTTTTATGCAGATTATCGAGTCTGGGAATAAGTGTCTTCCCGCCATACTGAACTCGGCTCACATAGCGCTCGAACGTGGCCAATACCGGCTGGCCATACAGACCTATGAGCGATGTCTGAAGGACTTTCTTCCCAAAAACTGTGTGGACGTCATGCACTACTTGGCCAAGGCCTTGTATGACGAGGGTAGTACCCGACAAGCCAAGATGTGGCTGCTTAAAGTCCGCCACTTGGCACCCCAGGATCCATTTGTGATCTTTAACCTAGCCCTGACGATTAAGAAGGAGGCTGATCAAGCGTTGGCCCTTCCACGCCCCCAACTGGATGAACTCAAGAGCATCGTGGAGGAGCTTAAGGTGGCATATAA TTATTTTTACCATTTAAATCTCAATCACCCCAAAATTTCGGTGCATGCGTCTGCGAAGTGTGCCAACGAATGTCAAAAGTTAATGGTTGACTTGGTTGTTAAGCAAGATCAAGTGCGCGAATCGCTTGCATCGGCAGAAGACCGCATTAGGCTGCAAAACCAGCGATACCAAGCCCACTTGGAGCATCTGCGTCAGCAGGCTCGGCAACGGGAGGAGGAGGACCGAGTCCTGCGCGAGAATCAGAACGCGCAACGAATGGAGGTCCTGGAACGCGCTAGGAAGATCTTTAGCGCACCTTTACTGTCTGAAGTTCCCAAGAAATCAACGggaaatgggcgtggcaggaaAAATCAACAGAAAGAGGGTCAGGAAGCCAATAAAGCATCTAAGGATGGCACCCCAAAAAAGAAGAGCTGCAAAAGAGCTGCGGCcaaggaacaggaacaggacaCTCTCAAAAAACCAAAGTCTAGGGAGTTCATAGATACGGATGATGATAGCTCAGACGACGGTTGCACAGAGAGAAGACtcaataatataattattaatcaCAATAGTGCTTAA